Genomic DNA from Kluyveromyces lactis strain NRRL Y-1140 chromosome C complete sequence:
GAAGCAGGTTAAGGGTGTATAGTCCATAATTGGTACAACATCGGTGTGAAACTTGCCAATATCGATGATCAAACAATTTTGCAAAGAGCCATAGGCAAATGAATTAGCTAACGAGCTAGGTAATATAACAAAAtgcttcaatttcattgcTTCAAAAGCTGTTCTGCAAAGTAGTTCTTGTTGGAATTGAGTCCAAGAGTAATGCGAAATTAACAAAAATGGAATATTAGAAAGAGCTGTATCCCAAGCGATTGGACTATCGTCACTCTCCTGTTTTAACACAGATTTATAGATCAACTTTAGAAAATATTGGAACGCATCAATATCGACAATGCTTCCCTTCACAATGGGACAGATAACAACATCAGTAACAGAGGATGTAAAGTTACCATTTGCATCTCTGTAAACTTTTGTTGGAATAGAAATCGAAGGCGGCTGCAAAGTATCTTCTCCAATACCAAATTGAACCAAAGTCCTATTGGATCCTGGATATATTATCTGGACAAAAGTACCACATGTAGTAATGTGAGTGGATCGGTTAGTAAAGTTATCTTAGTAGTTTAAATAACTAATGTTTTCGGAATAATGAACAATCTGGATACCGCACATACGAAGTAACTGTCTTGTCTTAATGGTGCCATTTTTGCTAAATGGTTTCTAACAATACAACAAAGTGCTCGATTTATCGTAACAATACGAGTTACAGTTGCTAGGTCAATGACGAGACTTTTCCTATCCAAGTAGCTAATTCAAAGTATAAACTTGTTTATCTTCTATtactttttgaatttttcaaataatgaaaacagTTATCTAGCTAACATTAGCCTACtcaatgatgaatatgacACGCGAAACATTGAAATTAGTTCTATGACACGCAAAAGACCATACGGAAAAGAGATTGATACATAATGGAACAGTCTATCAGGAGCATAGACGGTTCTAGATCTTTGAGCAATGTTGGCGCTTCACTTATAGATCGTGAATCGATCAATCAGAGAGCACTACAATTATTAcagagaaacagaagaagacgtTTGTTGTTAAATAGAAGTGAAGACAAAGCAAGATACATCCAGCCCGAGCGTTCTGCTAGCAGCCAGCAGATTCACCCTCCAGAGCATCATATCAGCGCACATGAAAGAATAACAAAGGCTCGGGGAACTAGATATAAACCTACTGACCTAGCTTTGGCAGAAATAAggaaatatcaaagatcCACAGATTTGCTTATATCCAGAATGCCCTTTGCGAGGCTAGTGAAAGAGGTAACAGATCAATTCACTACCGAGAGCGAACCTCTTCGATGGCAATCCATGGCAATTATGGCTCTTCAAGAAGCAAGTGAAGCCTACTTAGTCGGTTTATTAGAGCATACAAATCTATTGGCACTTCATGctaaaagaattacaaTTATGAGAAAGGACATGCAACTAGCTAGAAGGATACGAGGTCAATTTATTTGAAGCAATCCTTCCTATCATTTAAAGTACAGATTTATCTGCTCAGCTTCAATTTGCTAATAGTTTGATGTCTATTGGAAGAGCAGaaattatatataagtaTAGAACTTTATATTGGTTACATATGGTTACAAATTCATTATTTAACGGGTGAAAATGGTCAGAAAGGAAAGCGTCCAAGGTGAAAGTGATGTACATCAATTTATTACTTTCACGTAATTCATTGGTACCAGACCATGCTGTTTGTTACCTTGATATACCTCACCCACATACCAGTCATCATTTATGCATTCGACTAACAGCAGGATATCaccagaattgaaaagtagTATGTTATTTTCATTGGGTTCAGTGTACGAATACATCGCTTTGACATATTTTACGACTGGATTTTTCATGGAATCAACGATGGGTAGATTCAATTGTTCACCATCAATAGTCACACGTTTACAACGCATtatattcaaagagttgCTGAAAGGCAACACTGTTCTGCTCACAGTTAAGTTGCTAGAAGCACCAGAGCTCGTTCTTGATGTCATCGGACGATCATTCATTTCCAAGATTTCTAATGCTGTTTCGACATCCGATGCGATGGATTTTCTACGATTTGCAGTTGGTGGCTTCAGAGAGTTGTTATTGTCGTTGTCAGAAGTATCCGTATCCATTGTGGGCGAATACATTGATGAAGGTCTAGATTTTCTTCTATTGCGTGAATTCCAAGATTTAGCAAACCTTTGAGAGTCATCGACACTTGAGGCCATGGATGAGAGAGAAGTCGACATGGAATCATAACTTGCCTTATTTTTCCTATGAGTAAAGTCCGttggatttgaagaagtctCTTCTGAAGATTCTGATAATGTTGCTCCATGTCCTGGCTTTGTAACCACTTCTAAATAGTTTTCAACGGAATGCGGAGCAGAGTTATCATTTAGGACCTTCGATTCTATGGAATTAACAAGGGCAGCATCAGTTTTTGGAGTTGGCAACCCTTTATCGACACTTAATGCATTTATTGAATTGAGCCTGGTGTTCTTCAGCTGGGTTGATAGtctttttatattttgaacATACCTATCATTCTTTGTTAAATCCAACGCCTTGTGAGAACTCTTCGGACGGATCACATTAGATGGGTTAGAGTTAGCACTTGAGTTGTGCGTTGAAACTGAGTTAGAGTTTTTCAACTTGATTCTTCCAGTACCATGGTGGTAAGAAAAGTGCGATATTTCAAGTTCAGGTGTGAAGCTGgaaagtttttgttttaattGTTCCATCAAAGAGAGTTCCAGTTCCGAAGGCTGGGTTGTAAAATCAGCGTATTGTTGTAGTAATTCCCTAGAGACCTGGATTCTTTGTGTTTCTAAACTTTGCAATTCTCCACTAATATGTCTCCATTCCTCAAACCAATGTGCTCTAGCAGCTTTACATTCATGATGTAAGACGGTTTTCCTACGGTGTGATTCTTCCACTATCGAAGAccatttttccaattctctcgcattttctttcctttggtATTCGCCCAAGGCAGTTTCTTTGTTGAGCTGATACTCTCTCAGTTTATTCTCAGCACTGAGTAATTCTTGATCTATAGATTTCAAGgctttcttcttttcatctttcaacttcCTTAAGTTTTCCACGTTTCCCGTTATCGTTGACCATCTGGCTCTATATTGCTTTAAGAAATCACTCATCGTACCGACATTTTCCCTGTTGAGCCTCTCATATGCCTTAGAATGACCATTGGCTATTGTCTGCTGGGAGGATTGGAAATATTTTAAGGATTCAGACATATTATTGTAGTCCGCATATCGTTCGAGATTGTTCATTATTCTTGCACTGAGTGCTCCTAATCTTCTTGCATAATCCATCTCCAACTCACTTCTCTTAGTGAAACAATCGAGCAATAACTCACAGGTGCATATACCTCTTCCAACatgctgaagaagaacggTAACACCTTGATCGTCTTCGTCCCAGAAACTTTCTTGATAGTTGTATATTTGAGTCATTCAATCGATAGCTTTCCTTGCTAATACCTACTCTTTGTTATGCCCTCAACTTCCCTTCAATTGTAGATTGTTGAATGACAAAACAGATACCGTACATCTAACTTCAATCCTTGTGAATTGTTAACATACACCGAACAAAGTTTGGTGAGAGAGCCAGAACCATCCATCTCTACAACTGAATACAATCACTGTGATAGTGCTGTTCGATGATGTTTACATTATTCCTGATTGGGGAATAAGTtcaatcacgtgacttatatttttgtttgtttatTGCAAAGCAAGTAATAATACCAAAAAGGGAAATTATGCTTAATTCTGTACCTCTATCATTTTTGTCTGTACCGGCCGTACAAGAAcatgaaaagagaaagcGAGGATAAATAGGAGAGCCTAAAATCCCCATAATCTCTGACGATTACCCTGGTATATGGACAGCACCGTCTAATGACTTGAGAGTCCAATTAAATTCCTGAATTAACCCATCGCAAAACTCTCTATGTCTCCTTTGTGATATGCTTTAGCTCCGCACGGGATTGCAATGAAATAATTAGCAAAAACGTCGTGAGTATTTTCTTCCTGCTAAGAACCATCAAAGAAGGTTCACAGAAAACAACGTACAAACTGTATATCAGGGTAACCAGCCGAGTTTTCCCCTGTTTTCATTACGACATTGTTCCCAAATTGAGACTATTTCTCTGCAACACAGTACATACAATGATACAATTCGTAATAGCAATCGTCCCCTTAAAAACGGCAAACAAAGATGACAACCAAGGCACCAGCTCAACAGCAAGGGTTCCAACTACACTGAGGGTATAAGTTTCTGCGGTACCTCAGCTTGGTTCCTTCCTTTTTTATTCTCAATTATTCTGGCCAGTTTTTTTTCGCCAGGAGTCCCTAAAAAGTCACTCTAgccaatttttttttcttttaagtTTATTTACTTTGcaatatcaagaaattataTATCCTTAATTATAGGGTTTCTAATCAACAATTCACTTTAGCATATATTCGCTTCGTTGCTTTATTATAAAACAAACGTGAATTCAAGTGTATTTCGTTCGTAATTACAAGTAAAGGTTTATCATAGTTACGTTTACTCCCACtagaaagaagagttaATACTAAACTTCTCAAAAAACGGGCAAAGGATAAGCAAATTACTGATATCGAAATCAGAACGTGAACCAAGTCCTATTGTGTTTTACAAATTTGAGAGGAACATAAACCAAAAAACTACACTACTTGGTCGCTCAATTGTACGAGTCTAAGGAACACTTTCGCTTTTTACTTTGAATTATTAGTAGCTAAGAAAATACCCAGATATATTACCAGAAACAGAATGTCTTTAGTTTCTGCGGTAACTGGCGACGAATCCAGGGATACTAATGGTGCAGAACAAAGTTCTGTTTACCAGAGTGCCGGTAAACCATTATCCAAGGAGGCTCTATACAGAGCAAAATTGAAGTACGGTGTGTTCCAGTCTCCAGCTCAGTCTCTGAAGGCCGGCGTGGTTAATGGTAAGGATGCTTCAGATACTGCTGCCAATTTGGCAACGAGCAACAAGACCACCATCGAAGCCTACAAAAGGTTATTGAATCCAAATGCTTCGAAGGCAGCTAATGCGGTCATTACTCCAAAGAAAACTGACCAATCCAGACCAGCCAGTGCTGTAGTTTCGTCTGCTGCGTCTTCTGCTGCAATTGCTGCTCCCAAGGCTGCTAGGTCTAGGACCTCTAGTACAGCAAGTACTACTGTAACCTATGTCAATTCCAGTTCTTCTTCGCCATTGCACTCTAAGACACCAAAGATGGATATTACTAAAGTTTTGGCGGGTGCTGAAAGAAACGCTGCTGAAAGTGTTCATCAACGTACTAATCCAGAAAAGGTTTCTTATGTGAGAGGTATCACTGATCGTTCTGTGGGCAAAGCTGCTGATGCAAGTTTCTCTCTAACTTCTGATATTGTATCTAATTTACCTACCAAAAAGGAGTACATCCAATCCGCTGAAAAGGAATCTCATGCAGCTGAATGGGCACAGAAAGCTGTTGCTGCATTGAAGGATTTCAACCCGGATGATGTCACCGACAAGAACTGGAGAGAGAgggaagaagaaaggaaaaggcTTATCAAGAACTTGACTTCAGAAACAGTCCTAACCAAAGCTAAACTGAACGCTCAACAACGTTTGGATACCATTGATCGTGAGACTTCTCAAAGGGCTATCTTTAGAAACGCGGAGTATAACAGGGCTGCTGCTAGTGTCGCTCAGGAAAATTTAAGAAAGACTCGTTCTTCTGCTTCTGCTACTGCCAATAAAGTAAATTTGGGCGGTGGTTTATGGCTAGCTCCTGATGATATCGATAATATTGCGAAGGGTCTCATTGCACCAGTGCTTGATGAAGTTGACCAAAGAACCGGCGCTCAACGTGCAATGGACATTGATATCCAAAAAAGAAGCGTGGATTACCAACAGCAATACGAAGAATGGGTCAATATTCAAACTGAAAAGCAAAACAATGATTCTTTGCTACAGGCTAAAGCTTTCGAAAATCATCAGAAGGAAACTGCTGATATCGAAGCTACTTTGGCCAAAAAGTTCCAGAATCTTTGTACGCAGAAGGACAGTGAGGTCGCTAAATTAAAAGAGGCACTCGAAGCTAAGAAGGCGGAACTTGCTAAATTAAAAGAggataatgaagaagagctAAAGAGAGAGGATGAAATGATTACAACAGAATGTGCCGACTTACAAAAAAgcaatgaaaatgaacttGAACAGGCTAAGAAAGACCAGGAAGAGTTACTGGTTCCATTCAAAAATGACCTCGCTGCTGCAGAAGACCATCACACGGAGTTACAGGATCAAAAGGgtaaaattgaagaaaatatcCAGGAGCTTCgtgattcaattgaaaaacatAAATCTCATGTAGAAGAATTAAATGCTCAAATTGAAAcacagcaacagcaactGGAAACAGAGACTGAAGCTTTAAATCTCCAGTCTGAAAGCCATCAACAGTTGAAAGATGGTATCGAAACCAATTATGTCATAATGGCCGAAAAAGCAAAGGAAGAAGCCAAGGTTTCCAGTGAAGAAGCAAGGGTCAAGCAATTGGAAGTAGATGCGATAATTAACGAACGTCAAACTGAACTATCAAACACCGAAATTGAAGTAAAGAGGGAAAAACTTAAATTAATTGACGCTATGAAAGAAGTTGCTGAAGTAAAGAATGAGGATAAAattgacgaagaaaagGCCAAGGCTTTCCTGGGAACAACATCTGGAGAATTCCTTGCTagccaaaaaaaagttgagCCAGCAACTAAATTGCAATCTGACCCAAAGTTATCAgaaccttcttcaaaaagtACCAAAATTGAAGGTGTTACTGGAAATGTTAAAGCGGATGTCCCTGCCTCTCCACCTGCTCACAAAAAGCATTCAATTGGAGGATTAACCTCtccattgaaatcaaagaaaaaatctGATAAGGACCAGAAAGGATCTTCTATCAAGAAATTTTTTGGTTTGAAGCCATCTGATCAAAATAAGAATACAAAGACCACGCAACCAACTCCTCTTAAAAGTTCCCCAAAGCCTTCTAATAAACCAGTAACGGCAACTGTCACAACcgaaaagaaggaaaatgTTGAACCGAAATCTACAGCAACAGAAACCAAACCTTCACTGGAACCATCATTTAGTGGCTTTAGTCAAGGCTCCGTTCATAATAAAGTCGAACAGTCAGATGCTTCTGAAGTAGAAGGTGGAAAAGAAGAGCCTACTTCCAAGGACAACAGAAAGTCCTTGTTCAAAGAAGTATTTTGATTTGAGCTGTGAACATGGTCTGCTCACATTTTTTTATACTATTGAACTCTAAAACCAATTCATCACGtatatcaaaaagttctttttaTTGATTGATCTTTTAATTACAGTGTCAGAATGATTCAACTCTTCATAATTTGAAGCCATTTCAAAGTAACAAACCGTTATGTATCACTATgaactttatttttttctctatCTCATAACACTTTTTAAAATTCCCAGAAGCCTGGTAATTTATTCTGTTCTGTTTATTCTATCTATAATATACTCTATTTTTTGTAAAGTTCTAACTAGTATTATCATTATGCTATATTTCAGAATATCCTTCCGAGTAGTTTATATTTACAACTTCATTAATAATTTCTTGAGAAACTAAGTGAGTTATAGTGCGTTCAACTGATTGTACTTGTAATAGTTCAAATTCTCCGTAATTGTGATTTGATGGAAATACTTGGACTGGGTATATCTTCCGCCAATATACCAGTCAACAGAGacaataatgaaatataatCCGAACCAAAATGCCAATAGCCATTCAAAACAGGCAGTCGTTGATCTATCTTCTAAGCATGCAAAACAAATAGCCCAAACGAAAGCAGCTATTACCCAAAATGCCTTTAGTAAGCCACTGATAGTATACTTGTTCCAAACATGGCCGTGCCATTCATTCCACCTTGTGTCTTTGCCGATATCTTCACTACTTGTAAGAGGATGGACGACAGCGTAGTGTCTGCCCATTGTCATATATTGTGCGACATGACAAATTACACTCAATCCGACAAATGCACAGAATATACCCACCATGGAACTGTGCACCCTAGGATACGTGTTTGTTGAGAAGATAGTGCACATAAGCAAAGCCAATTCACCTATACTTCCTAGTACGAATGAGGCCCATACTAGATTCCGTTCATGTTTGGTAAAAAATGGAGGCATGACATATTTCTTCTGAATTAAAGCTTCGATGTAGTTCGATTCCATTATAGAGCTATCGTTAGATTTTTCTAAGTCATCATGATAAGTATACGGTAACTTGAAAGGCCAATGACCagatctttgaaaatactCTAGAGCAACCATGATTACGTATCCTAGACCTTGCCATGCCGCACAAGAAATAAACAACGGTTTTAAATTGGTCGCACCAATATGGGATATATAAACCGGGAACTGGTCTGTATGCATGAACCAATAAATGGGATGACCTTGTCCTGCCCAACATGCCAACATCGCAATTAGCATCCCATACCATGGAATGAAAGCTATCCAGGGAAAGATAAACCAGTAGTTACCTGGACGTGGAAACATATTAGTATAGTCTTGCGGTTTACGTTTATACCTGTATCAAATCCAATCCTTATGAGAATGTCTACCAGTGATATTCTTTAAAGGAATGAGCTATGTTGACCTTGTCCCGTCAAATTCGGCTGGTATAATATACTCATTCTTTTCCTTATATATCTAAAACCCGACTTCCACGAATAAAAAACAATATAAACTATATTTGacatatttatatatatatgcttTTATATGGCATGGCTTGTGTATGGCACTGCAGTGATGCTGTCACTGATGCCTTAAATTACAACTTGCTATTCACTGAATGTAACTGTCAATCGGCTCGATGATACACTAGCTTGAGACACCCTGCGCGATTTCTGGGCGCTTTGTTGCGATATTTGCTCcagtaaaaaaaaaaggttttCTTTCGATGCTTTACTAATAGGTTTCGAGGCTTAAGAGCAAGGATGGATAACGTAATGGATGATATCTAATTTTCCACTCCGAGTAGGCAGAGCCTTCTAAGCCATTGATACCCTTGAATAGCAGACGTGACCGGTGTCCTTGAATCAGTACGTATTATGTAGTTTAGTTTATACTTTCAGCTTGGAAATATCGTAAGCCTCATCCGAATCAGCCTAGCGCTTCTTCGTTGATCTGCAGAAAGTTACCTTGGCATTGCAGAGACTTTCTTTATgtcatttcaaatttcttcttAGAGTTACAAGAGGAAATATGAATTTGACCAAAAAGTCAACAAACCGGTTTGACAGAAAGgatttggatttggaagTGTAAATAGTGACGGTTACAGGTAACAGGACGCGGTGTCCGTTGTTATAAATATTACAGTAAACAAGGAAAAGGACGCAATTAGTCTGTGCCAATTAGCTAACACTAGGTTTCCTGTTTTACATCATGGATGCAGTgaatattgaacaaatagATCAAGAGATCACGTTAAATTTACAATCAATCGATTCAGACCTCTCGTACTGTTTCAACAAGATAACAAAGGATATAATACCGTACGTGACGCGATATGGACAGACTTGTGAAGATATCACGAATTCTAGTTCGTGGCTGAAAGAAATGTTTCAGCAGAGTGCTAATGTTCAGTTGGTGACGGATCAGGCTGTGGAATCTGCGGGTCAGGTTTTGGAGCCCCGGACTTCCTTATTTCCAGAGGTAGAAAACGAAACTGATGAGTTCCATACAGTCGATCAATACCCTGCTTTATCTCAAACCGGAGTAAGTTCCGCTGGTGCCCCCACCACGAAAACAGGAGGATCGGTAAAACAGgatcaatttcaagatcagGATACCGATGAGTTGACTCAGGATAGTGCAATGGAAAAacagaggaagaagagaaaagttTCGTTACAAATTCACCAACATTTCAATTCGTCGTCatcttctaattcttcaatggaGAATGATATCTCTGCAAACAGTTCCCCAATAAAGACGATCCCCCCGGAAACAGAAACTGGGACAGAAACACATAACAAAATCCAGGGCGAATTGGCCAAGCCGGGAACCGTTATTCATTTTAACAGCAAACGCGATTGAAGCTCTGTCTTAGCCTTCCCCCACTCACTTCTATATCATAGTGTGTGAGGTATACATTGTTACTCAGGGTTCCAGATCCTATGACCTGAACGAacaatcacgtgatataaTACTTTCCTTTTTAGTTTCATGCTTCTATAGCTTCGTTTTCAATCGGATTTCTACATGGTGAATTTGACATTCTGATTATGTGCGATGCAGAGACTAAGTGAGTATTCATATACGATACAAGATACGCCACAAAACTACCATGGGTAACGTGATGAGTGCAAGTTTCGCTACAGAGTGTACACCTTTGAAGGGTAAGTACGATAAATGTTTTAACGACTGGTACAGCGagaaatttttgaaaggtGAGTCAATTGAAAACGAATGCCAAACCGAATGGTACGAATATATGGAATGTGTCCAAGCTAGCTTGGTGAAACAAGGCATAAAACCAGCTCTAGATGAAGCACGTAAGGAAGCACCATTCGAGAATGACGGAAAACCTGTAGAGCCTTGAATTGCGGACCAAAGAAACGCATACATACCTGCGCCATTCGCTATGATGAATCTAAGTATAAAATAAATTAAAATGGGTTTCATTTGAAACCTCTGTAAATAGAGAATACAATACAATACCTAGCGCGTATTTTTGACCACAGTAGGGTTAACATTACCAGGAGTTTCGACTGAAGTTGTACCACCGCTACGTGATTATACCTTAATCCTTTCTCCACCGTAAGTCAGGGCAACGTTCGTCCTTTGTGATATCTGCTGTGCAACTCTCTTAATTGGGGTAGCCTTCAGAGACACCTACATAATTCTGCATATAATAATTCAAACATATCACCTAAATAACTAAAGCACAAGAAGGTCCAGTATAATGACTGCTGTCATATTCTTGTAGAACTTCGTGCCAGCTCCATCTCACTGTTTCTATCTCCTCATTGCAGTACTAGAATAGAATATTCTGATTACCCTCCCTCCTTTTTTACCCTATTGCCACCaatagaaaaattgaaataagaACATTTTCgataaaagtaaaattTGATTTCGAAAGATCTGGGAAAATAGGAAACAAATATTGTTAAGTTAGATAGCTTAATACTCCAGAGAAAGAGTTCAAGGATTGAAACGGCGTTTAAGAGTTCCATTTTTGTAACGATACCTATCTCGCGTGCTTTTCTTGTTGCGAGCAGATACTAAAATTGTACtttttttggaaagaaattatactcaacattttccaataaagCATTATAAAAAATTTGCATACTTGCTTAAACTTCTAAGATTAACAACAAGCAATCAGAACTACTTCAAGAGAACTACTACTACTCACGCAATCCAATTACAGATTATTACAATAACGATCGCCTTCCCTCTTTTGCTAGCAATAATTTAGGTTCGCACAGTTTTTATCAATAGAAATAATCCCGGATGTCACAATTTAAGAGAAACGCCAGTTCGAAGAAACTGGACTCT
This window encodes:
- the CSE4 gene encoding centromeric DNA-binding histone H3-like protein CSE4 (highly similar to uniprot|P36012 Saccharomyces cerevisiae YKL049C CSE4 Centromere protein that resembles histones required for proper kinetochore function homolog of human CENP-A) — protein: MEQSIRSIDGSRSLSNVGASLIDRESINQRALQLLQRNRRRRLLLNRSEDKARYIQPERSASSQQIHPPEHHISAHERITKARGTRYKPTDLALAEIRKYQRSTDLLISRMPFARLVKEVTDQFTTESEPLRWQSMAIMALQEASEAYLVGLLEHTNLLALHAKRITIMRKDMQLARRIRGQFI
- the LPX2 gene encoding Lpx2p (similar to uniprot|Q05050 Saccharomyces cerevisiae YMR031C Protein of unknown function green fluorescent protein (GFP)-fusion protein localizes to the cytoplasm in a punctate pattern) codes for the protein MSLVSAVTGDESRDTNGAEQSSVYQSAGKPLSKEALYRAKLKYGVFQSPAQSLKAGVVNGKDASDTAANLATSNKTTIEAYKRLLNPNASKAANAVITPKKTDQSRPASAVVSSAASSAAIAAPKAARSRTSSTASTTVTYVNSSSSSPLHSKTPKMDITKVLAGAERNAAESVHQRTNPEKVSYVRGITDRSVGKAADASFSLTSDIVSNLPTKKEYIQSAEKESHAAEWAQKAVAALKDFNPDDVTDKNWREREEERKRLIKNLTSETVLTKAKLNAQQRLDTIDRETSQRAIFRNAEYNRAAASVAQENLRKTRSSASATANKVNLGGGLWLAPDDIDNIAKGLIAPVLDEVDQRTGAQRAMDIDIQKRSVDYQQQYEEWVNIQTEKQNNDSLLQAKAFENHQKETADIEATLAKKFQNLCTQKDSEVAKLKEALEAKKAELAKLKEDNEEELKREDEMITTECADLQKSNENELEQAKKDQEELLVPFKNDLAAAEDHHTELQDQKGKIEENIQELRDSIEKHKSHVEELNAQIETQQQQLETETEALNLQSESHQQLKDGIETNYVIMAEKAKEEAKVSSEEARVKQLEVDAIINERQTELSNTEIEVKREKLKLIDAMKEVAEVKNEDKIDEEKAKAFLGTTSGEFLASQKKVEPATKLQSDPKLSEPSSKSTKIEGVTGNVKADVPASPPAHKKHSIGGLTSPLKSKKKSDKDQKGSSIKKFFGLKPSDQNKNTKTTQPTPLKSSPKPSNKPVTATVTTEKKENVEPKSTATETKPSLEPSFSGFSQGSVHNKVEQSDASEVEGGKEEPTSKDNRKSLFKEVF
- the HOF1 gene encoding formin-binding protein HOF1 (weakly similar to uniprot|Q05080 Saccharomyces cerevisiae YMR032W HOF1 Bud neck-localized SH3 domain-containing protein required for cytokinesis): MTQIYNYQESFWDEDDQGVTVLLQHVGRGICTCELLLDCFTKRSELEMDYARRLGALSARIMNNLERYADYNNMSESLKYFQSSQQTIANGHSKAYERLNRENVGTMSDFLKQYRARWSTITGNVENLRKLKDEKKKALKSIDQELLSAENKLREYQLNKETALGEYQRKENARELEKWSSIVEESHRRKTVLHHECKAARAHWFEEWRHISGELQSLETQRIQVSRELLQQYADFTTQPSELELSLMEQLKQKLSSFTPELEISHFSYHHGTGRIKLKNSNSVSTHNSSANSNPSNVIRPKSSHKALDLTKNDRYVQNIKRLSTQLKNTRLNSINALSVDKGLPTPKTDAALVNSIESKVLNDNSAPHSVENYLEVVTKPGHGATLSESSEETSSNPTDFTHRKNKASYDSMSTSLSSMASSVDDSQRFAKSWNSRNRRKSRPSSMYSPTMDTDTSDNDNNNSLKPPTANRRKSIASDVETALEILEMNDRPMTSRTSSGASSNLTVSRTVLPFSNSLNIMRCKRVTIDGEQLNLPIVDSMKNPVVKYVKAMYSYTEPNENNILLFNSGDILLLVECINDDWYVGEVYQGNKQHGLVPMNYVKVIN
- the MDM35 gene encoding Mdm35p (highly similar to uniprot|O60200 Saccharomyces cerevisiae YKL053C-A MDM35 Mitochondrial Distribution and Morphology) — encoded protein: MGNVMSASFATECTPLKGKYDKCFNDWYSEKFLKGESIENECQTEWYEYMECVQASLVKQGIKPALDEARKEAPFENDGKPVEP
- the ASK1 gene encoding Ask1p (some similarities with uniprot|P35734 Saccharomyces cerevisiae YKL052C ASK1 Component of the DASH complex that binds to microtubules and kinetochores and is essential for chromosome segregation phosphorylated during the cell cycle by cyclin-dependent kinases), with the translated sequence MDAVNIEQIDQEITLNLQSIDSDLSYCFNKITKDIIPYVTRYGQTCEDITNSSSWLKEMFQQSANVQLVTDQAVESAGQVLEPRTSLFPEVENETDEFHTVDQYPALSQTGVSSAGAPTTKTGGSVKQDQFQDQDTDELTQDSAMEKQRKKRKVSLQIHQHFNSSSSSNSSMENDISANSSPIKTIPPETETGTETHNKIQGELAKPGTVIHFNSKRD
- the SFK1 gene encoding Sfk1p (similar to uniprot|P35735 Saccharomyces cerevisiae YKL051W) — protein: MFPRPGNYWFIFPWIAFIPWYGMLIAMLACWAGQGHPIYWFMHTDQFPVYISHIGATNLKPLFISCAAWQGLGYVIMVALEYFQRSGHWPFKLPYTYHDDLEKSNDSSIMESNYIEALIQKKYVMPPFFTKHERNLVWASFVLGSIGELALLMCTIFSTNTYPRVHSSMVGIFCAFVGLSVICHVAQYMTMGRHYAVVHPLTSSEDIGKDTRWNEWHGHVWNKYTISGLLKAFWVIAAFVWAICFACLEDRSTTACFEWLLAFWFGLYFIIVSVDWYIGGRYTQSKYFHQITITENLNYYKYNQLNAL